From a region of the Triplophysa rosa unplaced genomic scaffold, Trosa_1v2 scaffold502, whole genome shotgun sequence genome:
- the LOC130550970 gene encoding CD209 antigen-like protein C, which yields MSEVIYSTVIRTEGRKRDKMEMTVDIYESADSIKDHDFRTDTNTQHPQQQTGSECARNRRLRSVLVCLVVLCVLLLTAVIVLCVLIYTNNHKCHINYKNITQEGDELRAKCNNVTEQNKLLNQTKNELLKYLHEGWKYYEFSLYYFSSKKKSWTESRRYCEEKGADLIIINNKEEQDFVKTISDSENHWIGLSDSDEEGRWTWVDGSTLTYSSWRYHEPDGQRRENCAVSYTSVWYDYSCDSGYKWICEKSIN from the exons ATGTCTGAAGTAATTTACAGCACCGTTATCAGGACTGAGGGAAGAAAGAGAGACAAAATGGAGATGACGGTGGATATTTATGAGAGTGCAGATTCTATCAAAGATCATGACTTCAGGAcagatacaaacacacaacacccaCAGCAGCAGACAG GAAGTGAGTGTGCGAGGAACAGAAGACTCAGATCAGTTCTAGTGTGTTTGGTGGTGCTGTGTGTTCTTCTACTGACTGCAGTCATAGTGCTGTGTGTCCTGATCTACACAAACAATCACAAGTGTCACATCAACtacaaaaacatcacacaagAGGGAGACGAATTAAGAGCCAAGTGCAATAATGTTACTGAACAAAATAAACTGCTGAATCAGACAAAAAATGAACTACTGAAATATCTGCACG agGGATGGAAATACTATGAATTTAGTTTGTACTACTTTTCATCTAAGAAGAAGAGCTGGACTGAGAGCAGAAGATACTGTGAAGAAAAAGGAGCAGATCTGATCATCATTAACAACAAAGAGGAACAA GATTTTGTTAAGACGATTTCTGATTCAGAGAACCATTGGATTGGTTTGTCTGACAGTGATGAGGAGGGCAGATGGACATGGGTTGATGGCAGCACACTGACCTATAG CTCCTGGCGGTATCATGAACCTGATGGTCAAAGAAGAGAGAACTGTGCTGTGTCTTATACATCAGTGTGGTATGATTATTCATGTGATAGTGGTTATAAATGGATCTGTGAGAAGAGCATTAACTAA